Genomic DNA from Salvia miltiorrhiza cultivar Shanhuang (shh) chromosome 1, IMPLAD_Smil_shh, whole genome shotgun sequence:
CCATCTTAAATGATTCTCGCGCGCGCGGCGAATCTCCGAGTATATATGGTTTTCGATTATTCCGAGGAATCTAATTAAGTGTGATTTTGATAGTGACTAGCTTTGGCGCCTCATTATTAGAGCATGGCGTAGAGCGTAGATGAGATGATGATAATGTGTTGAGAGAAGGTAGAAGACAGCGATGCCGGCGATGCAAGAAAATGCTTGTTTCTTTCCGCCACCAACCAAGAAATATGCCAAGAATTGTATGCATTAGCATTATCCATTATTTTATTCCTCATTTCGTTTGACCCTGTTAGGCTCCACCCTGAGACGGACCCAAGAACCGGGCTTGATTCCTAAGAGTAGTTTGGCTAATATAAGATGTTTGAAaagtttataagatgtagttttttaaccatttttttttaatgtagtTTCTTCTCTGTATCATTCCAATTTTATCGGATGTCTCCGAAGGGACAAAAGATGTAGTTTCTTGAAAACTTATAAggtgtcaaagtgtttggataattaagcttataagctaaTGAGAAAGAAAATCTTTGTTAGacaaagaaaattgaaaataaataaaattagaatgttatataatgaaaataaaaaaaatcatagttgagttaatttgataaaattaatgAGTGTTACTTAcaagataatgagaaaaaaaGTTGGGAATAAAGTAACTTGTTTTTTTtgagaacttataagctcttaaaacttatatttattGCTTGTAAACTCTTTAGAagcttattttatcaaataattttaaaaaaactataaaattttaaataatttataaactttTTTAAAAGGCTAATAAACCCAACTAAACACCCTCTAAAACCTACGTGAACATAGACATTTTAGTGGGAGGAGGAGCGATAACCATTAAAGTCTATGTTAAAAACGAAGTATACATCTTTCCTTTGTTCTTTTCGTCCCAATCATTTGTAGGTGGccgaaaaaaacaaaaagtagCAAAATTTAATACCAATAAGTtggattttattgaaatttttataaaatcatttcaaattaattaaaaaatcgttCATTAATTGATAATCAAGATATAAATAATAGTCCTAAAGTTGTAAAGTTATTTAAAGgaattgaaaattttactaTTACATTTGATCAGGTTGCTTGTTTTTCTTAATTGTATAAAAAGTAGTAAAATTTGATACCAATAAGTTTTATTGGAATATCTATAAAACCAttgcaaattaattaaaaaatcgtgCATTAATTGATAATCAAGATCAAGATATAAATAATAGTCCTAACGTTGTATAGTTATTTAAaggaattgaaaattttattgcatTTGATCAGGTTGCTTGATTTTCTTAATTGTTTCATATTTTGTCGTTACATATGCACTACTTTGTTTTGATCGTTCCATAATTAAGATAAACTACAccaatttgaaaaataaaaattcccactaaattaaatttttccCAACCAATTTaagttttttactttttcactgcttttattttaattttgcctaaaagataaaattcaaaaaaaaaatcatactactacttttttctatttttttaagtCAAATACATTAGGTATCTTAATTTCATAATTCAACATTCTATCGTGCGCTCGCAAAAGATTAGATTcgcaaagaaacaaaaatacaaatatataatgaTATGGAAGATCTCAGACATCCAAGGAAGGAGAAAAGCTTCAGAAGCTCTCAAGCCCGGCGAAGGCGAAAGCTCTCAGGCGGCCACTGCGAATGTTTTGAGAAACAGCCTTAAGTTTATCATCACCGATCAATCCATATTCAAACTTTCCTcaaatcaaatttgacaatGATATAAATTAAACGAAATATCCATCCAATTATGGCCAGCAAATTACGGATGAAAAATGCTGACAAAGTGAAGGACGGTTGAATTTGAGGGACGCATTCATCCCTCAAAACATTACTTTAATTGCGAGAGGGGGAAAAGTTTTGTCCCTAATCTAAATCGAATCAGCCATGGAAAAAAAAGCTCAAAAGCTCAAAAAATAGAGAGATTAAAGAGCCTCACACATCCAAGGAAGGATTGAAGCAACAGAAACTCTCAAGCCCGGCTAAGGCGAAAGTTATCAGGCGGCCGCTGCGAATGTTTTGAGAAACCAGCCTTAGATTTCTTCATCACTGACACAAACAAATAATCCAAAtcctaaagaaaaaaaaacatatgcgAAATCTTGGAAGCGATTGATCACAGAAATGATGAACGAAACCTAATCTAATGTGAGGAGCGTGATTGATTTGAATCGATCCGAGctagagagagatgagagtggAGGTAAATGgggataaatatatatagagagagaaagagattagGGTTTCTTGTGGTGGAAGAATGTGGCAGTTCGGGCCTAGTACAATATGGGccggagtattttttaagtacTGTTATTTTATTCAATGATGTCGAAATGTTGTTAAACAGTTTAAAATATTTAAGACTATGCTAggatttttctaattttttgaGGAGAGAATAAGCAAAGATTAACTAAATGCAATATCTTCGAAAATGTAGCCTAAATTATTAGAAAACTAGAACTATTTATATTGTTTATTCTGTTTTAATTTTCGATCACCAAAATTATGCATCTATGATTCTATGTTGTTGGTATGAGAAGCCCATTGTGATTTAAGTTGGCCCAACACACAAAATTCCCCAAATTTTGTGTAAATTTTATATGGTTTTCGAATTCAATAATGTTCGACACGACAGACCAAGACAAGAGGAACAAATCACAAGATTTGCAGTAATGAATAAATATCAGCACGAAAAGAAACCTCCAATATCAAGAGAATTTCACTTACACTTTCATTCAACCATGTGCACACTTTTGAGTTAGTATCATCAATTCCTTAACTACAATTTGCTGTCTTGTTTGCCCTCTAGAGGGCGTTCTTGACTCTCTAGAGGGCAGATGAATCTAGTAAGGTGAGTCGTGGCCAGGGCTGTCGGCATGCATCTCCATCGATGTATCGTTAGAGCTAGGGGGGTTAGGATCTCTGGTTTGGTTGCCACTACAATCATTGCTGCGTGTAGCGTTGTTTCCATACTGACCGCCCTGCGACAGGTGGTAGTGCTGGAGGCTCCGACGTACAGGACTGGAGAGGGCGTTAGAGAATACTGTGTTTTTAGTTTGGTCCGAGTTGCCAGAGCGCAATCCTTGTCCAGCAGCTGAAGGGCCGAATACGTTTGATACTGGGATTCCTGTCTGAGTTGATAGCATTGCAGTTTGAGAAGGTTGCTGATTGAGGAGCGGCAAAGATGGAGTCTCCTCCATCCCAAAATCGAGTTCGTTCTGCAAAATTTTCGAAATTACTGTGAGATTAGAGCTGAATGGTGCAGAATTAAGGAGGTAGAATATAGAAGAGTGCTGCAATATAGCAGCAATTGAAATATAGGAGCAAAGTAACATGATACATCATAGATTTTGCCACAATTGTAGAGTGATAACTTCACACAGCTTTTGAGTATCCTTTCATTGAAAAAAGTTAACATATTGTTTACCTAAGGCTCATGTACAAACCACGAAACATGTGCAAAATAAATGTAGGCATTGAGATGTGACAATTTTTATTAGACCCCATTTATCGTACCAGTCAATATGCAGAGCTCCTAACTCAAGGATAACATCCACCTTTGTTCTCTATTCTAAAACACTTGCGCTTGTAGTGCCAAAAGCAAAACAAAAGGAAGGGATGGGgaagaaaaaagaggaagaaagGAGCGAAAtggaaacaaaaaacaaaatgaatgagaaaaaaaaatgatgagcCAAGAGGTAAAATTGAATAGATGTTTAATAACCATAAAATGAATTCCTGGATCACTTGAAATTCAGTTTCCACAAATTGTAGTGCATTTATCTGGAAATCGATGTACAGTGGAAATGTGATGACCTACATAACATTCTAATAAAGAATAGGTAAGCTTCCCACATCCGTATGTCGCCATTTCCCCATAACCAACAACCAACCAATACTAATTTCTCAAAGTCTTTTATCACATGAGTTTCTAGTTATTTAAAAAGTGTCCTAGTGCAGGTTAAGGAAAGATCCAAAACTTCGCTGAAAAGTGAATATGTTAATTGCAGGCCTTGTAGTTAGCTGAAAATTCAGGATTCTTCGACAAA
This window encodes:
- the LOC130994341 gene encoding uncharacterized protein LOC130994341 isoform X1 is translated as MAKKRKSDATRLDEVDRGMYTAFCGAANSLSQLYSQAVNHQRLSFHAGERHAMEKLYSWLLRQQENGIRVMPGDILAYVQNELDFGMEETPSLPLLNQQPSQTAMLSTQTGIPVSNVFGPSAAGQGLRSGNSDQTKNTVFSNALSSPVRRSLQHYHLSQGGQYGNNATRSNDCSGNQTRDPNPPSSNDTSMEMHADSPGHDSPY
- the LOC130994341 gene encoding uncharacterized protein LOC130994341 isoform X2, which produces MAKKRKSDATRLDEVDRGMYTAFCGAANSLSQLYSQAVNHQRLSFHAGERHAMNELDFGMEETPSLPLLNQQPSQTAMLSTQTGIPVSNVFGPSAAGQGLRSGNSDQTKNTVFSNALSSPVRRSLQHYHLSQGGQYGNNATRSNDCSGNQTRDPNPPSSNDTSMEMHADSPGHDSPY